The proteins below come from a single Acidobacteriota bacterium genomic window:
- a CDS encoding DJ-1/PfpI family protein, which yields MAKVVMIIAPERFRDEELFITKEELEGAGHKTVIASSRKGKCPGSRGGFATATLSLDAVRAADFDAVVFVGGGGSKIYFANPDALRIAREFQTQGKVLAAICLAPVILANAGVLNGKKATVAGTEAKTIENQGAEYTGPGVTVDGNIVTGNAPKSSRMFGQKINELLKTSK from the coding sequence ATGGCTAAAGTCGTGATGATCATCGCCCCAGAGCGCTTTCGGGACGAAGAACTGTTCATTACCAAAGAGGAACTGGAAGGTGCCGGCCATAAAACCGTAATTGCAAGCAGCAGGAAGGGGAAATGCCCTGGTTCCCGGGGTGGCTTCGCCACTGCGACACTCTCCCTGGATGCAGTGCGCGCGGCAGACTTCGACGCTGTTGTATTTGTCGGCGGAGGCGGATCGAAGATCTACTTCGCAAACCCCGATGCGCTTCGTATCGCAAGAGAATTCCAGACACAAGGTAAAGTCCTTGCCGCCATTTGCCTCGCTCCCGTAATCCTGGCAAATGCCGGCGTCCTCAACGGCAAGAAGGCCACGGTTGCCGGAACGGAAGCCAAGACCATCGAGAACCAGGGAGCGGAATACACCGGGCCGGGAGTCACGGTTGATGGCAACATTGTCACCGGAAATGCTCCCAAGAGTTCGCGGATGTTCGGGCAGAAAATCAATGAACTTCTGAAGACATCCAAATAG
- a CDS encoding trypsin-like peptidase domain-containing protein, translating to MKAGRPLLLAVLIAGAFFYFTTYRHNRLHPADWISHPTSVEITEAAGGGDPLDAEEQNNISVYRKNIASVVNITSRAMTFDFFYGLVPQEGQGTGFIIDKEGHIITNYHVIAEARQVEVTLSNRKKYRATIVGTDRAHDLAIVQIKAPGLTPMTLGDSTNLQVGQKVYAIGNPFGLAGTLTRGIVSSIRQVQEPDGMVIEEAIQTDAAINPGNSGGPLLNWHGEVIGINTMIASSVGQSAGIGFAIPINTAKAVLNDLVTIGRVRRPALGVRTIPISSELATEMSLAADYGLLIVQAVPGGAADRAGLRGGTERAFLGNMQIMIGGDLIVSVDGKKVETQQDLAQVMNSHRAGDTVNVTIYRGKKKMEVSVVLGEAREQV from the coding sequence ATGAAAGCCGGCCGTCCACTTCTTCTTGCTGTGTTGATCGCGGGTGCGTTCTTCTACTTCACTACTTATCGTCATAACCGGTTGCATCCTGCCGATTGGATCAGTCATCCCACGAGCGTTGAGATTACCGAGGCCGCTGGCGGCGGCGATCCGCTCGATGCGGAAGAGCAGAACAACATCAGCGTCTATCGCAAAAACATCGCATCGGTGGTCAACATCACCTCGCGAGCGATGACCTTCGACTTTTTCTATGGCTTGGTTCCGCAAGAAGGTCAGGGAACCGGTTTCATCATTGATAAAGAGGGCCACATCATCACCAACTACCACGTGATTGCCGAAGCGCGCCAGGTAGAAGTGACGCTGAGCAACCGAAAGAAATATAGGGCGACAATTGTCGGCACCGACCGCGCGCATGATCTGGCCATCGTCCAGATAAAGGCGCCCGGCCTGACGCCGATGACGTTAGGGGATTCCACGAATCTGCAGGTGGGCCAGAAGGTTTATGCGATCGGCAATCCCTTTGGCCTCGCGGGGACACTCACACGCGGGATTGTCAGTTCGATCCGCCAGGTGCAGGAACCCGACGGCATGGTGATCGAGGAAGCGATTCAGACCGACGCCGCGATCAATCCTGGCAACTCCGGCGGACCGCTCCTCAACTGGCATGGCGAGGTGATCGGCATCAATACCATGATCGCGTCGAGCGTCGGACAAAGTGCAGGTATCGGCTTCGCGATTCCGATCAACACCGCGAAAGCAGTTTTGAATGACCTGGTCACGATCGGACGAGTGCGGCGTCCCGCGCTCGGCGTGCGCACAATTCCGATTTCGAGTGAACTCGCCACTGAAATGAGCCTGGCCGCCGACTACGGATTGCTCATCGTGCAAGCCGTTCCCGGCGGCGCCGCCGATCGCGCCGGCCTGCGCGGAGGCACCGAACGCGCCTTCCTCGGCAACATGCAGATCATGATTGGCGGGGACCTGATCGTCTCCGTCGATGGGAAAAAGGTGGAGACCCAGCAAGACCTCGCGCAGGTCATGAATAGCCATCGCGCCGGAGACACCGTGAACGTCACCATCTATCGGGGAAAGAAGAAGATGGAGGTCAGCGTGGTGCTGGGCGAAGCGCGGGAACAGGTGTAA
- a CDS encoding peptidase S10, translated as MAATGIAQQDQPSPDKAADKAKPAAKEKKDKKEQASPSTPAPDKTAESAKPAESPKSDGEAIDKDEHFDVSEISPIVTHHQITVNGKALNYTATTGRLPIKRGDGKVEAEMFFVAYTVDGQDAGKRPLTFAFNGGPGSASIWLHMGALGPKRVVLESNGFMPAAPYRMEDNPATLLDRSDLVMIDAMATGYSRAATAELTKKFLGVRGDVQAFGEFIRLYLSRYDRWNSPLFLLGESYGTTRAAGIAGYLADRGVSFNGVTLLSLAVDFQTLEWNKSNDLPYVLLLPTFSTIAGYHHKLAADLTQDMTKTRQEVVHWAMNDYLVALGKSDAMSAEERKKVVDQLARYTGLRPEIVENNNLRIDVPTFMKELLIDQKLIVGRLDGRFTSGDPEERGYYDPSGSAVMPPYTSVFNHYVRSELGYKTDMPYRVFPTDETAFQRWEWGSASEGFPSTAGGLRSAMIKNPYMKILVMEGHYDLATPFAAADWTMDHLNLGAKYRQSVSYATYEAGHMVYIDRAEHTKMKKDLVDFMEKCLAK; from the coding sequence ATGGCTGCAACGGGCATTGCACAACAGGATCAGCCGTCGCCAGACAAGGCTGCTGACAAAGCCAAGCCTGCCGCAAAAGAAAAGAAGGATAAGAAAGAGCAAGCATCGCCTTCGACGCCAGCGCCGGACAAAACTGCCGAGAGCGCCAAACCTGCCGAGTCGCCGAAATCAGATGGCGAAGCAATCGACAAGGACGAACACTTCGACGTCAGCGAAATTTCGCCTATCGTCACGCATCACCAGATCACGGTAAACGGAAAAGCACTCAACTACACGGCGACCACCGGGCGTCTGCCCATCAAGCGCGGCGACGGCAAGGTCGAAGCCGAAATGTTTTTCGTCGCCTACACGGTCGATGGCCAGGACGCGGGCAAGCGCCCTTTGACGTTCGCGTTCAATGGCGGACCGGGCTCGGCGTCGATCTGGCTGCACATGGGCGCTCTTGGCCCGAAGCGGGTCGTGCTCGAATCCAATGGATTCATGCCGGCCGCACCGTATCGCATGGAAGATAATCCTGCCACCTTGCTCGACCGGAGCGATCTCGTGATGATCGACGCGATGGCTACCGGCTATTCGCGAGCTGCGACCGCCGAACTCACGAAGAAATTTCTCGGTGTACGCGGCGATGTGCAGGCCTTCGGAGAATTTATCCGGCTCTACCTCTCGCGCTACGACCGCTGGAATTCCCCACTGTTTCTGCTCGGCGAAAGCTACGGAACCACGCGCGCCGCGGGCATTGCGGGCTATCTCGCCGATCGCGGGGTCTCCTTCAACGGCGTAACCCTGCTTTCGCTGGCGGTCGATTTTCAGACGCTCGAATGGAACAAATCCAACGACCTGCCTTACGTATTGTTGCTGCCTACGTTCAGCACGATCGCCGGCTACCATCACAAGCTTGCCGCCGATCTCACCCAGGACATGACGAAGACACGGCAGGAAGTTGTCCACTGGGCGATGAACGATTATCTGGTCGCGCTTGGCAAGAGCGACGCGATGTCAGCAGAAGAACGCAAGAAAGTCGTGGACCAACTGGCACGCTACACCGGACTGCGTCCTGAAATAGTCGAAAATAATAATCTGCGCATCGATGTTCCCACGTTCATGAAAGAATTGCTGATCGACCAGAAACTGATCGTGGGACGCCTCGATGGACGATTCACGAGTGGCGATCCGGAAGAGCGCGGTTACTACGATCCTTCCGGGTCGGCCGTGATGCCGCCTTACACCTCGGTATTCAATCACTATGTCCGCAGCGAACTGGGCTACAAGACTGACATGCCGTATCGCGTGTTCCCGACCGATGAAACCGCGTTCCAGCGGTGGGAATGGGGCAGCGCGTCGGAAGGATTCCCCAGCACCGCTGGTGGATTGCGCTCGGCGATGATCAAGAATCCGTACATGAAGATCCTTGTCATGGAAGGCCACTACGATCTGGCTACTCCATTCGCAGCCGCCGACTGGACCATGGACCACCTCAACCTGGGCGCCAAGTATCGCCAGAGCGTGTCCTACGCAACGTATGAAGCCGGACACATGGTCTACATCGATCGCGCGGAACATACGAAGATGAAGAAAGACCTGGTCGACTTTATGGAGAAGTGTCTGGCGAAATAG
- a CDS encoding IPT/TIG domain-containing protein — protein MPLLASLGKFESGIWKRFLAVAGATLLTVAGLSAGCATAHAQTYTDLHDFSIAEGFNPQQPGVLAQGRDGNLYGTVNYGGTGACGMVFKMTPSGTLTPIYNFDGNGKFGCDPWSGLTLGTDGNFYGSTYLGGAHSLGTLFKITPAGVLTVLHEFDGTQNDSSPIAPPVQGKSGAFYGVTSVGAAYSITSAGKYKVLNPFIYAVPNVEVPLLLANDGNFYGVTVGSVNDKGTVFRMSASGAVKILYHFDGTHGNTPRGQLAQGADGLLYGATQGGGAHAFGVAFKMTLKGSISVLHDFQYPPEGAGQVAGFVSGSDGKFYSASSGGGAVAGTLYQITKTGAFATLYNFDNTHGATPYANPMQHTNGTIYGLANAGGANGKGVAYSLSNSLPRFVALMTTSGTAGQTVQILGTGLTGTTSVKFGSGSATFNVVSDSYMTATVPANGTSGNVTVVTPAGTLTSNKAYKIAPVITGFSPPSGPVGSLVTITGSGFIGTTQVKFGGVKATSYTVDPSGASITATVPVGAKTGKIAIKTSGGNASSKTTFTVT, from the coding sequence ATGCCACTTCTTGCCAGCTTGGGGAAATTTGAAAGCGGAATCTGGAAGCGTTTCTTAGCAGTCGCTGGTGCCACACTCCTCACGGTCGCCGGACTCAGCGCCGGATGCGCCACCGCGCACGCGCAAACCTACACCGATCTGCATGATTTCAGTATTGCGGAAGGGTTCAATCCGCAGCAGCCAGGCGTGTTGGCGCAGGGGCGGGATGGAAACCTCTACGGAACGGTGAATTACGGGGGAACGGGAGCCTGCGGAATGGTCTTCAAGATGACTCCGTCAGGCACTCTGACGCCTATCTACAATTTTGACGGAAATGGGAAATTCGGATGCGATCCTTGGAGCGGTCTCACGCTCGGTACGGACGGCAATTTCTACGGATCAACGTATCTGGGAGGTGCCCATAGCCTCGGCACGTTGTTCAAGATCACACCGGCAGGAGTCCTCACAGTTCTTCATGAATTTGATGGAACCCAAAACGACTCCTCTCCCATCGCACCGCCCGTACAGGGCAAGAGTGGAGCATTCTACGGGGTAACGTCCGTGGGAGCGGCTTACTCCATTACTTCGGCCGGCAAGTACAAGGTCCTCAATCCTTTCATCTATGCGGTGCCCAATGTAGAGGTGCCTCTCTTGCTCGCCAATGATGGAAATTTCTACGGCGTGACCGTCGGTTCGGTTAACGACAAGGGGACTGTCTTCCGAATGTCTGCGAGCGGAGCGGTAAAAATCCTGTATCACTTTGACGGCACGCACGGCAACACTCCCCGGGGACAACTCGCACAAGGCGCGGATGGCCTTCTGTATGGAGCAACGCAGGGTGGCGGCGCGCACGCTTTCGGTGTCGCCTTCAAAATGACCCTCAAGGGCAGTATCTCCGTGCTCCACGATTTCCAGTATCCCCCGGAAGGTGCGGGGCAAGTCGCCGGCTTCGTTTCCGGCAGCGATGGCAAGTTCTACAGCGCTTCTTCAGGGGGCGGAGCCGTCGCCGGCACGTTGTATCAGATCACCAAGACCGGCGCTTTTGCCACTCTGTATAACTTCGACAACACCCACGGCGCCACTCCGTACGCAAACCCGATGCAGCATACGAATGGGACGATTTATGGCCTGGCCAATGCGGGCGGTGCGAACGGTAAAGGCGTCGCGTACAGCTTGAGCAATTCTCTGCCTCGCTTCGTCGCGTTGATGACGACGAGCGGTACGGCCGGCCAAACCGTGCAGATCCTGGGCACCGGACTTACGGGAACTACCAGCGTAAAGTTTGGTTCCGGGTCCGCCACCTTCAATGTTGTCTCCGACAGCTACATGACTGCCACTGTTCCCGCCAACGGAACATCCGGCAACGTAACCGTGGTCACGCCTGCCGGCACGCTCACCAGCAACAAGGCATACAAAATCGCGCCCGTGATCACCGGTTTTTCTCCGCCCAGCGGGCCGGTGGGCTCCCTCGTTACGATTACCGGCTCGGGGTTCATCGGCACAACACAAGTTAAGTTTGGCGGAGTAAAAGCAACCAGCTACACGGTGGATCCGTCGGGCGCCTCGATTACGGCAACGGTACCCGTGGGAGCCAAGACCGGCAAGATCGCGATCAAAACCTCAGGCGGCAATGCCAGCAGCAAGACAACATTCACGGTCACATAG
- a CDS encoding integration host factor subunit beta: MTKADLIEEVSRLAELTRKDSEVIVETIFDSIVRSLRVGDKIEIRGFGSFRTRQRKPRVGRNPKTGDRVEVPAKKIPFFKPSKELKDLVNHSALAAAAANPAPVVTPPTQ; this comes from the coding sequence ATGACAAAAGCGGACCTCATCGAAGAAGTGTCCCGGCTCGCCGAACTGACGCGCAAAGACAGCGAAGTGATTGTAGAGACGATCTTTGACAGCATCGTCCGATCACTGCGCGTAGGCGACAAGATCGAAATTCGCGGATTCGGCAGTTTTCGTACCCGCCAGCGTAAGCCTCGCGTGGGACGCAATCCCAAGACCGGCGATCGCGTGGAAGTTCCGGCGAAGAAGATTCCTTTCTTCAAGCCGAGCAAAGAATTAAAGGACCTGGTCAATCACAGTGCGCTCGCCGCCGCTGCCGCAAATCCGGCGCCGGTCGTTACGCCTCCAACCCAGTAG
- the sppA gene encoding signal peptide peptidase SppA yields the protein MTERRSRVWLWLLFGGGAFFLFVAAVFTLVYLSFNGHDEESSFGGFGDKIGVVDLDGVILSPKLVVSQLKKFADDDSIKAIILHVNSPGGGVAASEEIYREVKRIHDSKKKRIVASIETVGASGAYYVSSATDKIYADKGSIVGSIGVIAQWVNYGELLRWAKLKNITLKAGEFKDTGNPTRDMTPAEQEYMQTLIDNMHTQFIQAVADGRKMKEADIRLIANGKVWTGEQAFPMKLVDQIADFEDAVKDTAKSVGIKGEPSLVWPPRNRRSGLDLMFGDVSDYLPTREKLMEQQMGFYYLWK from the coding sequence ATGACCGAGCGTCGTTCGCGTGTCTGGCTTTGGCTGCTCTTCGGCGGCGGAGCTTTCTTTCTTTTCGTGGCAGCGGTGTTTACGCTGGTGTACCTGAGCTTCAATGGCCACGATGAAGAATCATCATTCGGCGGTTTTGGAGACAAGATTGGCGTCGTCGATCTGGATGGTGTGATCCTTTCGCCGAAGCTGGTGGTGTCCCAGCTCAAGAAGTTTGCCGACGATGATTCCATCAAAGCGATCATTCTTCATGTCAACTCTCCGGGCGGAGGAGTGGCGGCGTCCGAAGAGATCTATCGCGAAGTGAAGCGCATTCACGACTCCAAGAAAAAGCGCATCGTGGCCTCCATCGAAACGGTCGGCGCGAGTGGCGCGTACTACGTATCCTCCGCGACCGACAAGATTTATGCCGACAAGGGAAGCATTGTCGGTTCCATCGGAGTGATTGCGCAGTGGGTGAATTATGGCGAACTGCTCCGCTGGGCCAAGCTCAAGAACATCACGCTGAAAGCCGGAGAGTTTAAGGACACCGGCAATCCCACCCGCGACATGACCCCCGCCGAGCAGGAATACATGCAGACCCTGATCGACAACATGCATACCCAGTTTATCCAGGCAGTCGCCGACGGCCGGAAGATGAAAGAGGCGGATATCCGCTTGATTGCAAACGGCAAAGTATGGACCGGAGAACAGGCGTTCCCGATGAAACTGGTCGATCAGATCGCTGATTTCGAGGATGCCGTGAAAGATACCGCCAAGTCCGTTGGAATCAAGGGAGAGCCGTCACTTGTCTGGCCTCCAAGGAACCGGCGATCGGGCCTCGACCTCATGTTTGGCGACGTTTCCGACTACTTGCCGACCCGCGAAAAGCTGATGGAGCAGCAAATGGGCTTCTATTATCTGTGGAAATAG
- a CDS encoding diacylglycerol kinase family lipid kinase, which yields MRAAVIFGLGTSSANLRSFRDDSSTEWIEGVPASSNNADAILIFGGDGTIHRHLPALVRLQLPVLVVPAGSGNDFARALHLNSVRDALRAWRNFESGAGNVRSIDLGTITERGNREAKHYFCCVAGCGIDTAVARKANRMPRWLRRHGGYVLGLVPTIFQFSPIHLRITANGGIPAETPRPLLLAAFANAPYFGDGMHVAPRALMDDGKLDLCMVNPLNRLKLLSLFPSVYFGRHLELEEVEYSQSERVFVDSPAPVEIYADGEYVCETPVEIRVERGALRVIAET from the coding sequence ATGCGCGCTGCGGTTATTTTCGGGCTGGGCACATCCTCGGCGAATCTGCGATCGTTTCGTGATGATTCTTCTACGGAATGGATCGAGGGCGTTCCTGCATCTTCGAACAACGCGGATGCCATCCTCATTTTTGGTGGAGACGGCACGATTCATCGACACCTCCCCGCTCTGGTGCGACTGCAACTTCCGGTGCTGGTAGTCCCAGCGGGAAGTGGAAATGATTTCGCTCGTGCACTCCATCTGAACAGCGTGCGTGACGCGCTGCGAGCGTGGCGTAATTTCGAGTCGGGAGCGGGGAACGTCCGCTCGATTGATCTTGGAACGATTACCGAAAGGGGCAACCGAGAGGCGAAACACTATTTTTGCTGCGTCGCCGGATGCGGGATTGATACCGCCGTCGCCCGCAAGGCGAACCGCATGCCGCGCTGGCTACGCCGCCATGGCGGCTACGTTCTCGGACTCGTCCCCACGATATTTCAGTTTTCGCCGATCCACCTTCGCATCACTGCGAACGGCGGCATCCCCGCGGAGACTCCGAGACCTTTGCTGCTGGCCGCTTTCGCCAATGCACCCTACTTCGGAGACGGAATGCACGTCGCTCCCCGCGCGCTGATGGACGACGGCAAGCTCGACCTCTGCATGGTGAATCCCCTGAATCGATTGAAACTGCTCAGCCTGTTTCCGTCGGTGTATTTCGGGCGGCATCTGGAACTGGAAGAAGTCGAATACTCGCAGTCCGAACGTGTCTTCGTCGATTCACCGGCGCCGGTAGAAATTTACGCGGACGGCGAATATGTATGCGAGACGCCAGTGGAGATTAGGGTCGAGCGCGGAGCTCTGCGCGTGATCGCCGAAACTTGA
- a CDS encoding hydantoinase B/oxoprolinase family protein has product MRDPIELEVFKNLYHSIAEEMGAALRRTSFSPNIKERRDYSCAVFDCEGRVIAMGDHMPVHLGSMPMSVAAAVEHSTLEPGDVVMLNDPFRGGTHLPDITLVMPVYVGTVNSTRGKGTFKIKGSGRGRPLHTVTPDFYVASRAHHADVGGTYPGSMGPCREIYQEGLRIPPVKILRGGKVVPDVLALLLNNVRTPEEREGDLGAQIAACQTGAARLGEICSRYGLARTQLAARSLLDYSEAMMRSFLGSIPPGTYSAEDFLDDDGVNDKPVRIAVTLRVHARGQKQSGGKNALKKAITIDFTGSDPQVEGAINAVEAITVSACFYVFRCLLQEDVPATAGLLRPIEVIAPIGTVVNAKLPAAVAGGNVETSQRIVDVLLKALAQAIPDRIPAAASGTMNNLTIGGIDPRSGESFAYYETIAGGMGARPTKDGVSGVHTHMTNSLNTPAEALEYAYPVRLRRYSFRTESGGAGLHRGGDGIVREIEVLSDAQVTLLADRRNRGPYGLSGGSDGAPGRTTVIRQDGTEEKLAGKTSVRLRSGERVRVESPGGGGWGKTHRSPSN; this is encoded by the coding sequence ATGCGCGACCCTATCGAACTCGAAGTCTTCAAGAATCTCTACCATTCGATTGCGGAAGAGATGGGCGCGGCGCTGCGCCGCACTTCGTTCTCTCCCAACATCAAGGAGCGGCGCGACTATTCCTGCGCGGTCTTCGACTGTGAGGGTCGAGTGATTGCAATGGGCGACCATATGCCGGTGCATCTTGGGTCGATGCCCATGTCGGTGGCGGCGGCAGTCGAGCATTCGACGCTTGAGCCAGGCGACGTCGTGATGCTGAACGACCCGTTTCGGGGCGGCACTCATTTGCCGGACATCACGCTGGTTATGCCGGTGTATGTAGGCACGGTCAACAGCACACGCGGCAAAGGCACATTCAAAATCAAAGGCAGCGGGCGGGGGCGCCCGCTCCACACTGTCACGCCTGATTTCTATGTTGCTTCCCGGGCTCACCATGCAGATGTCGGCGGCACCTATCCCGGATCGATGGGGCCTTGCCGCGAGATTTATCAGGAGGGACTTCGCATCCCTCCGGTAAAGATTCTGCGTGGAGGAAAGGTCGTTCCCGATGTGCTGGCGCTGCTGCTGAATAATGTCCGCACACCCGAGGAACGCGAAGGCGATCTCGGAGCACAGATCGCAGCGTGCCAGACTGGCGCTGCGCGGCTTGGCGAAATCTGCAGCCGCTACGGACTGGCTCGTACGCAACTCGCGGCTCGGTCGCTGCTTGACTACTCCGAGGCGATGATGCGCAGTTTTCTGGGAAGCATCCCTCCCGGCACGTATTCCGCAGAAGATTTTCTCGATGATGATGGTGTCAACGACAAGCCGGTGCGGATTGCTGTGACTCTGCGAGTCCATGCACGCGGCCAGAAGCAATCCGGCGGCAAGAATGCCCTTAAGAAAGCGATCACCATCGACTTCACCGGATCTGATCCGCAAGTGGAGGGAGCGATCAATGCGGTGGAAGCCATCACCGTTTCCGCCTGCTTTTATGTGTTTCGCTGCCTGCTGCAGGAAGACGTACCTGCCACGGCCGGACTTTTGCGTCCCATTGAGGTCATCGCGCCCATTGGCACTGTCGTCAATGCGAAGCTGCCGGCAGCCGTGGCCGGAGGCAATGTCGAAACTTCGCAGCGCATTGTCGATGTACTGCTAAAAGCACTGGCGCAAGCGATTCCGGACCGCATTCCTGCCGCTGCCTCGGGCACGATGAACAACCTCACCATCGGCGGGATCGATCCACGCTCCGGCGAGTCATTTGCCTATTACGAAACCATCGCCGGAGGCATGGGCGCGCGCCCCACTAAGGACGGCGTGTCTGGGGTTCACACCCACATGACGAATTCGCTGAACACTCCGGCTGAGGCGCTCGAATATGCCTACCCGGTCCGACTACGGCGCTATTCGTTTCGTACGGAGAGCGGCGGCGCAGGTCTACATCGGGGTGGTGACGGGATTGTCCGTGAAATCGAAGTGCTCTCCGACGCGCAAGTCACTCTGCTGGCCGACCGCCGCAACCGCGGTCCCTACGGACTTTCTGGAGGCAGCGACGGCGCGCCAGGACGAACAACGGTGATCCGCCAGGATGGCACCGAAGAAAAACTAGCCGGCAAGACCAGCGTCCGCCTGCGTTCCGGAGAGAGGGTCCGCGTTGAGTCTCCGGGTGGTGGTGGCTGGGGTAAAACACATCGCAGCCCAAGCAACTAG
- a CDS encoding TIGR02453 family protein has protein sequence MRQAYFNPKLFQFLEQLRRNNRRTWFLKHKPEFEELGRQPSLRFITDLQLRLRTVSTWLVADPKPNGGSLFRVYRDVRFSKDKKPYKTHVGMNFWHASATEAVHGPGLYLHLEPKGCFLAGGIWQPDPRSLARIRDAIAWRPDEWRAAKRGLKLGGDTFTRPPRGYSADHALIEDLKRKDFVASIDFSQAQVCSGKFLEDFLRAAKKMTPLLKFLSEAVQLRF, from the coding sequence ATGCGGCAGGCGTATTTCAATCCCAAGCTCTTTCAGTTTCTGGAACAGCTGCGCCGCAACAACCGGCGTACTTGGTTCCTGAAACACAAACCGGAATTCGAAGAACTCGGACGCCAGCCGAGCCTCCGCTTCATCACCGACCTGCAACTCCGGTTGCGCACCGTCAGCACCTGGCTTGTCGCCGATCCCAAGCCCAACGGTGGATCCCTGTTTCGTGTGTATCGCGATGTCCGCTTCTCCAAGGATAAGAAGCCCTACAAGACTCATGTCGGCATGAATTTCTGGCATGCATCCGCGACTGAGGCCGTGCATGGGCCCGGCCTGTATCTGCATCTTGAACCGAAAGGGTGTTTTCTCGCGGGCGGTATCTGGCAACCGGACCCGCGTTCGCTGGCGCGAATCCGCGATGCCATTGCGTGGCGGCCTGATGAGTGGCGCGCTGCCAAGCGTGGACTCAAGTTAGGTGGCGACACGTTCACTCGCCCGCCCCGCGGCTATTCCGCCGACCACGCACTCATAGAAGATCTCAAGCGCAAGGATTTCGTCGCCAGCATTGACTTCTCGCAAGCGCAGGTGTGTAGCGGAAAATTTCTGGAAGATTTTCTGCGCGCCGCGAAAAAGATGACGCCTCTACTGAAGTTCCTTTCCGAAGCCGTGCAACTCCGCTTCTAG
- a CDS encoding sugar ABC transporter substrate-binding protein — translation MKKARFLLSLTNDDNDYQVEQASAAKQTAIKRGIELEIIHARNDGIVQSQQLLNRIQSSTNPRPDAILFEPAGSTTLPQVARAAVAAGIGWVVLNRDADYIADLRRQFQVPVFALTSDHEEVGRIQGRQLSALAPGGGMVLYVQGPSESSAAKQRLFGTLETKLETVQLRVLKAHWTEASAYKAVSSWLRLSTSRDNQMVAVCAQDDSMAVGARKAFEECFAKQPELWQKIPFLGCDGLPKTGQEWVRRGTLAATVFIPPNAGDAMELMMKSIESGTQPPDRTFTPSKSIPEIDALQQQALRARASGR, via the coding sequence ATGAAGAAGGCGCGATTTCTGCTGTCGCTGACCAACGACGATAACGACTACCAGGTCGAACAGGCGTCGGCGGCCAAGCAGACGGCAATCAAGCGTGGGATCGAACTCGAGATCATCCACGCGAGAAATGACGGGATCGTGCAGAGCCAGCAGTTGCTGAACCGGATTCAATCTTCTACCAATCCTCGCCCCGACGCGATCCTGTTTGAACCTGCGGGTTCCACCACGCTTCCACAGGTTGCGCGCGCCGCGGTGGCGGCGGGCATCGGCTGGGTCGTGTTGAACCGCGACGCGGATTACATTGCCGATCTGCGGCGCCAGTTTCAGGTCCCCGTGTTTGCGCTCACCTCCGATCACGAAGAAGTGGGACGCATCCAGGGGCGGCAGCTCTCGGCGCTGGCTCCGGGAGGCGGAATGGTGCTCTACGTCCAGGGACCGAGTGAAAGCTCGGCTGCCAAGCAACGGCTGTTCGGCACGCTGGAAACGAAACTTGAGACCGTGCAATTGCGCGTCCTGAAAGCGCACTGGACTGAAGCGAGCGCCTATAAGGCCGTCAGTTCGTGGCTGCGGCTTTCTACGTCGCGCGACAATCAGATGGTCGCCGTGTGCGCGCAGGATGATTCCATGGCGGTGGGAGCGCGCAAGGCTTTTGAAGAATGCTTCGCCAAGCAGCCCGAGCTTTGGCAGAAGATACCCTTCCTCGGTTGTGACGGGCTTCCGAAAACCGGTCAGGAGTGGGTGCGCCGCGGCACACTGGCGGCGACGGTATTTATCCCGCCGAATGCCGGGGATGCGATGGAGTTGATGATGAAATCCATTGAATCGGGCACACAGCCTCCGGACCGGACGTTTACTCCATCCAAATCGATTCCGGAAATTGATGCCTTGCAGCAACAGGCGCTTCGGGCACGCGCGAGCGGCCGCTAG